A single window of Vanessa atalanta chromosome 27, ilVanAtal1.2, whole genome shotgun sequence DNA harbors:
- the LOC125074446 gene encoding phosphatidylinositol 4-phosphate 5-kinase type-1 gamma isoform X1, producing the protein MASGDSDHIEVMDNTVLKKSDVGTGHSGSEDDDRDRASIAEKNAPYDPAVGPLGAISKVHKSDRKIGHRRVGEGGEITYKKIQSSQIMGSIQLGIQHAIGGLASKPERDLLMQDFMTVETTNFPSEGSNHTPAHHYSEFKFKTYAPIAFRYFRDLFGIQPDDFLMSMCSAPLRELSNPGASGSIFYLTNDDEFIIKTVQHKEGEFLQKLLPGYYLNLDQNPRTLLPKFFGLYCYQCNSKNVRLVAMNNLLPSYVKLHQKYDLKGSTYKRKASKTERQKSSPTYKDLDFMEHHTEGIFLEADTYTALIKTMQRDCRVLESFKIMDYSLLVGIHNLDEAQREKTEARKRTDSGQSDDENEGEPKKSGLNRTRLEQAKEDFKTQVKRTQSINRQRLVAHSTAMESIQAESEPIDEEEDVPPGGIPARNARGERLLLFLGIIDILQSYRLRKKLEHTWKSMIHDGDTVSVHRPNFYAQRFLDFMARTVFKKIPSLDLPEIKGNHRKFRTLVTSYIGLTLKHSPSKRKSIAKPSRPQEEIDTTGATTSSGAAMKAVSLTDVTAQITPTSVTSPVSTAAKVSLAAAKTTLTEPDVAFPAVLKGSQKQRVPPPVPPRGSPKTKRGGANSQTSSLDTKGEYQTLRISVNDIPRQTPITSSDDDFGFYGHDLRFREPVACRIPPSISDHSFQLTKESSNSFSGYPEEGDRLSHSGKDLIAQSTMMSRFNIDKAVREHLDTGNYDDDSFTESSDEVIVIQELNDDFIIETMSNDSPNYNSEVPPKNKKSFKSTFKNSSPVESTNGHKTKSSLISRINTLKKSLTIQKDLQFADSDRMPERNNEKGGFMSGITKFNFNQSIKDKYRGLTRTKFKPKIEIKTYSEEHHNVNKDEVICHKKAKTKIDLFQKHILKVQTEPDSCSVSSSRDSVLTTERGDIKQTKKIFEQPQKIESSTTVPKKPNYHKKKRAPDPIALKQNTGNVHDKIRKFSVSIVPEPPKVPPPITPRKKEVEKKKDGFIQKFDTKIIYEMRKEFEEIL; encoded by the exons GTATCCAGCACGCAATTGGTGGTCTTGCCTCGAAGCCGGAACGAGATCTTCTCATGCAGGATTTCATGACAGTCGAGACGACAAATTTCCCGTCCGAAGGATCGAATCACACGCCCGCTCATCATTACTCCGAGTTCAAGTTCAAAACGTACGCCCCGATAGCCTTCAGATACTTCCGAGACCTGTTCGGAATACAACCAGACGATTTTCTT ATGTCAATGTGCAGCGCCCCGTTACGCGAGCTCAGCAATCCCGGGGCATCCGGCAGCATCTTCTATCTCACAAACGACGACGAGTTTATCATTAAAACAGTTCAGCACAAGGAAGGCGAGTTCCTGCAGAAACTTCTGCCCGGTTACTACTTGAATCTCGATCAG AACCCCCGCACGTTACTACCAAAGTTCTTCGGTTTATATTGTTATCAGTGCAACAGTAAGAACGTGCGGTTAGTCGCAATGAACAATTTGCTGCCTTCGTACGTGAAACTTCATCAGAAATACGATCTCAAAGGTTCGACTTACAAGAGGAAG gcAAGTAAAACAGAAAGACAAAAGAGTTCACCGACCTACAAAGACTTGGATTTCATGGAACATCATACGGAAGGCATCTTCTTAGAGGCTGACACATACACGGCTCTCATCAAGACTATGCAGAGGGACTGTCGTGTCTTGGAGAGTTTTAAG ATAATGGACTATTCACTCCTAGTCGGCATCCACAATCTCGACGAGGCTCAACGCGAGAAGACGGAGGCCCGAAAGAGGACAGACTCTGGCCAGAGTGACGATGAAAACGAGGGGGAACCTAAGAAGAGTGGACTCAATAGAACtag ATTAGAGCAAGCCAAAGAGGATTTTAAGACGCAAGTCAAACGAacaca ATCTATAAATCGTCAGCGATTAGTCGCGCACTCGACTGCAATGGAGAGTATACAAGCTGAAAGCGAACCCATCGATGAAGAAGAAGACGTacc TCCGGGCGGTATTCCGGCGCGGAACGCGCGCGGCGAGCGTCTCCTCCTGTTCCTGGGTATCATCGACATCCTGCAGTCCTACCGGCTCCGGAAGAAGCTGGAACACACCTGGAAGAGCATGATACACGATGGC gaCACGGTCTCGGTGCATCGACCTAATTTCTACGCGCAACGATTCTTAGACTTCATGGCGAGAACAGTGTTCAAGAAGATACCTTCGT TGGACCTTCCGGAGATCAAAGGGAACCATCGCAAGTTCAGAACGCTCGTCACCAGCTACATAG GTTTGA CGTTAAAACATTCACCGTCGAAGAGGAAAAGCATCGCGAAGCCGAGCAGACCGCAGGAAGAAATCGACACAACAG GTGCTACTACATCCAGTGGCGCCGCCATGAAAGCAG TGTCGCTTACCGATGTCACAGCTCAAATAACGCCCACATCAGTCACGTCGCCGGTTTCAACGGCCGCGAAAGTATCCCTAGCGGCCGCTAAGACGACGCTGACTGAACCGGACGTAGCGTTTCCAGCGGTTCTCAAAGGCTCACAGAAACAGAGAGTACCCCCACCCGTCCCGCCACGTGGTTCGCCGAAAACGAAACGCGGAGGGGCCAATTCCCAAACATCGAGCCTTGATACTAAAGGTGAATATCAAACTTTACGCATATCAGTCAATGATATACCACGACAAACCCCTATCACGAGTAGTGACGATGATTTTGGTTTTTATGGGCATGATTTAAGATTTAGAGAACCTGTTGCATGCCGCATCCCACCTTCTATATCCGATCATTCTTTTCAACTTACTAAGGAATCATCTAACTCTTTCTCGGGCTATCCAGAAGAAGGGGACAGACTGAGTCATTCAGGGAAGGACTTGATTGCTCAGTCAACGATGATGTCTAGATTTAATATAGACAAAGCGGTGAGAGAACATTTAGATACTGGTAACTATGACGACGACTCGTTTACTGAATCGAGCGATGAAGTGATCGTGATTCAAGagttaaatgatgattttattattgaaaccaTGTCTAACGATTCACCAAACTATAATAGCGAAGTTCctccgaaaaataaaaaatccttcaAATCTACGTTCAAAAATAGTTCACCGGTAGAAAGTACGAACGGTCACAAGACGAAATCAAGTCTAATATCTAGAATAAATACACTAAAAAAGTCTCTAACGATACAAAAAGATTTACAATTTGCTGATTCTGACAGGATGCCTGAAAGGAATAATGAAAAAGGCGGATTCATGTCTGGTATTACGAAATTCAACTTCAATCAatctataaaagataaatatcgtGGGTTGACTCGAACAAAATTTAAACCGAAGATTGAGATAAAAACGTATTCCGAAGAGCACCATAACGTAAATAAAGATGAAGTGATATGCCATAAGAAAGCGAAAACGAAAATAGACTTATTCCAAAAACACATTCTGAAAGTACAAACTGAACCAGACAGCTGTTCTGTGTCGTCTTCGCGAGACAGTGTATTGACAACTGAAAGAGGTGACATTAAACAGACGAAGAAAATATTCGAACAGCCGCAAAAGATTGAAAGTTCAACGACTGTTCCAAAAAAACCTAATTACCACAAAAAAAAGAGAGCTCCCGATCCGATTGCATTGAAGCAGAACACTGGAAATGTACAtgataaaatacgaaaattttCGGTTTCAATCGTACCCGAACCGCCCAAAGTTCCACCACCGATCACGCCAAGAAAGAAAGAAGTCGAAAAGAAAAAAGATGGTTTCATACAAAAGTTCGATACTAAGATTATTTATGAGATGAGAAAAGAATTCGAGGAAATTCTGTAg